The following is a genomic window from Epinephelus moara isolate mb chromosome 17, YSFRI_EMoa_1.0, whole genome shotgun sequence.
TACAGAGACCAGTGCTCACCCTTGGGATGAGAGCATACAGACTGAACttggaaaaagagagaagattCCAAAATCCAGAACCACCACGGATCATCTGTCCATGGCTGAAgggacaaacagagagaaactcaTGGGAGAAGGGAATGAGAAAGCTGATGGTTTGGACGAGACGGACACAGACCTCAAGGGAGGCTTACTGGGGGCACATTTAGACCAGGTAATTAGGAACTTGGAGGACCAGAAGACGGCTCTGGAAAAACAAATAGATAAACTCAAGTCAGGACAGCTGGAGGTGCAGAAACAGATATGGGAGAGCGAGAAGAAGCTTGAGAATCCTGCCGCatttgacagagagagaaaacagcagaAGCGTGAAGCAGCTAAAAAGGAACTAGAGAAGAGAAAACAAGAACATGACGAACTGCTACAGACCATGGAGACTCTACTGGAGACAACAAAGGAGATAATtactaaaatgaaaacaaatgaaggaAAAACTAGAGAAGGATAAGTAACGAATAAATAAACATCTGAAGGAGAAACAAACAAGTTTACATTGAGGAAATAATTAAGGCTGAGCAGtcaaacaaaaaagcaacagACAGACCAAAAAGGTCATTCATCAGGTACAAATATTGATTTTGTATTTCTTGATCTACAACTAAAAATCAAACTGTTAAAAGGCatgcaaaagcaaaacaaaaccagGAGAAGGCTATTCAAATGTGTGATTTGTTTAGATACATTGTAAACAGGTTAAAgctgcttttttatttcttcttttcagATCAGACAAAATCTCTCAGTTTCAGTAACTAACTTGTCAGAATATATTGTTAATCAGATTTTTACTCAGATTTTGATTTTGTAATAACCAAGTATGCTAacaattttgtctttttcaacTGTATAATATTGCTCAAAATGTGAGAATAAAGTTTTGTATTTCCAAAGAGAGAATCTGCACTCTTGATTTTTGTAAGACGGTCAATATAAATGTTTCAGTGTGGCATTAGTATCAACATGTTTGTTCAGATTTGTTTATCAGGTGATTACAGGAGCAGACCATCTCCAAGTAGGAAGATAGGGCATGCTTAAACAAGTGATGAAAGTGATCTAAGATCGACAGCTAAGTTATTTCGGTCTGCTGGGGGTTTTAACGTAAAAGCTTTTTTGCCAATTTTTTTCTGAACACTCAGAATAGACCTGATGGTATGAGGTAAAATGCACAAGATACTGTTTTAGATAGTGGTAAtaattgaaataaatacatatgaaaaaaaagtggaagCTGGTGAATGTGTTCTCTTACATTTAGAGATTGCCATTGAAGTGCATTATACATTATACAATGATGAATGAGAAAAGGACAACAAAGGACAAATCTACAGTCTATTATATGTTGTGTTAAGTGGAACAACATctgatttttgtgtgtgaagcagtTTCTAAGTAGTAGTAGTGTCTAAACATCAATTTTTAATGCCAGAATGAAAATTACAATTCAATATCCATGTCTGAACTGAACTTAAGGAAGGtgataatttgcagttggattAGCTGCTGTTCTTTGATTTGAGTCTTATAATACAGTTTGTCAAATTTTAACaaggcctgtttttttttttttttttttacaatgtttgGTCTCTGGAGGGCAGCATTGAGCTACAAATGTCCCCATGCTTGAGGACATATAGACCCATTAGGAGTGGACGTCACAGTTAAGTCCCAGCAGTTGCGTGCGCATCACGGTGGCAGAAAAACATGCAGAAACCAGGGGGAAACAGTTGAGATACCTGGAATGAAAAATGTCGTCTTGTGTCGTTAGATGTCAGAACaggattaaaaaaagataaccttcatttttatagaaaacCCACATACAGGCAGAGGAATTAAATGGACCCCTGGATATAAGTATAGAAAGTGGGCCAAGACAAAGTGTGATGGAGAGTAATTGTGAATGACCTGTGCTGAACTTAAAGTCAAGTCAGAGTGTTTAGACTCGTTAGTTTAAACTTATGTTGGTAGTCGACCACAAAGAtatttttaaagctgcagcagttTCATAAGCAGCGTCTCAGACACGTGAACAGGCAGAGCAGATAGAACAATATGGTTTAACTGCTACACTACACTAAACAGCTCTTAAAAATAAACTCTGAGGTTGTGGGTGAGTCGAAGCTCTCACATGAATGCTAATGATGAGCTCAAAGACTTAGAACCACGTCAGTCTTGCTTGTCCATAAAATGCTTTTAACAGCCAATTGACTTAAAACTATTAATGAGGCATTTTTAAATTGTTCCCAcattgtacattttctttagttATGAAGCTTCATGATGTTAACTGTTCAGATATGTACAAAATCACCACTGTTTACATATATTtcacaattttatttttcttgaaaAACGTGAGAAGTTAAAAACTGTACACTTGTTTGACTCTAACAagaatttttttgttaattttactGAGGAATGAATCAATTGAATAATTACTTAATTCATAACAAGACTCTGTGAATCAATGGAGTTGGTGACTTAAAGTTATTACACTGCAGGCATCATGTGCACAGTCACATATATAGAGTAAGTACCAAAATATCTCCCTGATGGAAATGTCAGCTTGATGCATGATACACTATGTCAGCTTCATAAGCTTCATAAActggattttttatttattgtcttatgttgcTTTTGTTTACCATGTTATATTACACCTTTATAGTAGATGATTTCTTAAATTTGTATATATGCATGTAAATTAGTGGCTTTCCTCCTCGGTAGAGTCATTTGGTGATTCTGCTGCCAGCAATCTGAaggacaaaaatatcaaaacatatatatatatatttttttttaattgcaatgTGAACCAATTACTGTATATATTCGTAATAGCATTTTGTATCAAGTACTTTGCAGATGACACTCTAATTTCTATTTCTGCCAAACCAAATTGACTCATTGAAACAgactcaacaacaacaacaaaaaagaaatacttACCTTTTTTTCACAGTGGCATATGTTACATTGCCCAGATCAGCTACATCTGCCTCTGCAGATGCTTAGAAAAAAAGACAGGTTTATACAAATatttcaacagaaaaacaaaacaaaaagacataagCAAATTATTGCAATCAAGTAACAGGTAGGCAGAGCAGTAGCTTGTTGTTGATAGACAAGTAATGCATAAACAAAGGTAAAATTATACAATGCATATCCGCATTATAAGTTGTAAATACTCTCTGTGGACCACacagctttattttactgttaatcccaaaatctttttttactttatatatttCTATGGCTTGTCTTTAGAGttggataaaataaaacttaactACAAAACTGATATTTGTGTCATATATAATTTTGCCCCAACATCCTACTAATATAAAATCTAAGATCTAGATCCACAATGAGTGTATTTAAAAGCTGCCACAGCTCTTTACATGCAAACAGGGTCTGCAGACGTATGACTGGGTGGAGCATAATGTGGTTTAACTGTTTAAACCGCTCACTCTTAAGAATAGACACTGACACTACAAGCGAGATGAAGCTCCTACATGAAGGCGAGTGACTagctgtaataaaaataaatttgtgttTAATAATCCAACTTGAATGGATTACTGAAATGTAATCGATGcacttaatttaaatttaaacaacCAACACATAACTTGCAACATGATTTGATGTgatttgtgtaaaataaaaataatgtcacCAAAGTACCTTTCTCCTTTCTCTTTGTTGTGACAACAGCGTACGTGACATCTGTTGTGTAATCCACTGCATTTGCCTCTTGACAGCCTGAAATATTTAAAGTATTTCAGGATTCCTTATtacaaacagggaaaaaatagCACTAGATAGACATAAAATGACAGCTAGGTTTCTATTCTTTTTTTAGGAAACCATTCT
Proteins encoded in this region:
- the LOC126403836 gene encoding uncharacterized protein LOC126403836 isoform X1, with the protein product MLDCESAGWYPEPEVLWLDGEGKLLSAGPTETVRGPDDLYTVSSRVTVEKRHSNSFTCRVQQNNISLTRYTHIHVAGRQIIIKSGFDYWPNVKLLKLSMNQQVLCFAFLIIPDNVLVVPSCFTVRVSISLAACFISVLTVIFIVKKCGLNKTSAHPWDESIQTELGKREKIPKSRTTTDHLSMAEGTNREKLMGEGNEKADGLDETDTDLKGGLLGAHLDQVIRNLEDQKTALEKQIDKLKSGQLEVQKQIWESEKKLENPAAFDRERKQQKREAAKKELEKRKQEHDELLQTMETLLETTKEIITKMKTNEGKTREG
- the LOC126403836 gene encoding uncharacterized protein LOC126403836 isoform X2, which produces MLDCESAGWYPEPEVLWLDGEGKLLSAGPTETVRGPDDLYTVSSRVTVEKRHSNSFTCRVQQNNISLTRYTHIHVADNVLVVPSCFTVRVSISLAACFISVLTVIFIVKKCGLNKTSAHPWDESIQTELGKREKIPKSRTTTDHLSMAEGTNREKLMGEGNEKADGLDETDTDLKGGLLGAHLDQVIRNLEDQKTALEKQIDKLKSGQLEVQKQIWESEKKLENPAAFDRERKQQKREAAKKELEKRKQEHDELLQTMETLLETTKEIITKMKTNEGKTREG